CGCGTCCAGTGGATCACGCCTTCGGCCTGTTGTGCGGGCGTGGGGCCGGGCGCGGGTTCGGACACCGTCCAGGCGGGAGCCGCCTCGCCAGCAAGAGGTGTGCCGGTGGGGCGTGATTCGTCCTGGGCCGACGCGGGATCCAGGTTGGGCGGTGCCGCGGCTGTTTCCGTTTCCATCGGCGAGGGGCCGGGTTCCGGCTCGTCGTCGTCTTGCTCGCGCTGCCATTCGGCCCAGGCGCGTGCGCGCTCGTAGGCTTCGCGCAGTGCGGCGAAACCTTCCGGGTCGCCGGCCTGGTCCATGCGCTTGAGCAGCACGGCATACGCGCGGCGGATGGCTTTCTGGTCGGTGGTGGGCGAGATGCCCAGCGTCGAGAACAGTGCGTCAGGCATGCGGCTATTCGCTGTAGCCGGGATCGTAGGCGCGATCGAACACGCTGTACCGTTCCAGTGCGTCGACCTCTTGCGTCAGCCGGGCTCGCGCGGGTGGAATGAGGCGCGCGTTCTGTTGCTCGATCACTTGCTCGAACAGCAGGATTTCATTGGCCAGATGGTGCCGCTCGTCGCCCCGCAATACCTGATAGACGCGCTCGGCGCGCGCCAGCAGCGTGCGGTTCGCAGTCTGCTCGCGCGGATGGATCTTGAGCGAGGCCAGTTCTTGCAGCCGGCGTTGGACCTCGGCGTCGCTCATATGCCTGTCGGCGCTCTGGATCACGATGCGCTGGCGCTGGCTTGATCCGGGCATGCCGGCCTCGACTTCCAGCAGGCCGTTGACGTCGTAGGTGAAGCGGACCTGGAACGACGACTCGGCGCGCGGCCGGCGCGACAGCGGCATCTTGAGCGTGCCCAGCAGGATGTTGTCGCGCACCAGCCGGGATTCACCCTGGTAGATGTTCAGCTCCACTTCGGGCTGGTCGTCGTCCACGGGCGAGTAGGTTTCCTCGCGGCTGATCGGCACGACGCTGTTGCGTTCGATGATCGGAGAAAAGTGTCCGTCGACGCGCTGGCCCGACGGCAGGGTGCGCGTGACTTCGACACCCAGCGTGTAGGGGCACACGTCCGTCATGACCACTTCGTCCAGCGCCTGGTCCTTTATCTTCAGCCCTGCCATGACGGCCGCGCCCGCCGCCACCACTTCATCGGGGTTCATCTCGATGTTGGGAAAGCGGCCGAACATGCGGGTCACGAGCTGGCGCACCAGCGGCATGCGCGTGGCACCGCCGGCCAGGACCACGGTGGCGATGTCGGCGCTGCGGATGCGCGCGTCGCGCAAGGCGCGTTCGACGGGCGCGCGCAGACGGGCCAGCAGCGGCTCGCTCCAGTCGGCCAGCCGGTCCTGGGTCAGGTCGAGCGCGTACTCCGTGTCCCGCCACGCGACTCGCAGGCGCGATTCGGCCTGCTGCGACAACTTGATCTTGGCGATTTCCGCCTGCGCCAGCAGTTGTTGCATGAAGCGGGGATCGTCGCGGGCCTGGGCCGGCACCTCGGCGCGTTGCAGGAACTGCTTGACGATCTCGGCGACGAAGTCCTCGCCGCCCAGGAAGTTGTCGCCAGCCGTGGCGCGCACTTCCATCACGCCCTCGAACAGCTCCAGCACCGACACGTCGAAGGTGCCGCCGCCCAGGTCGAACACCAGGAATTGGGTTTCCTCCTGCTGCTGGTGCAGGCCGTAGGCCAGCGCGGCGGCGGTGGGTTCGTTGATCAGGCGCTCCACCTTCAGGCCGGCCAGTTCGCCCGCGATGCGCGTGGCCTGGCGCTGGGAGTCGGAGAAATACGCGGGTACGCTGATGACGGCTTCGAGCACCGGCGCGCCCAGCAGCGCTTCGGCGTCGGCCTTCAGCGCGCGCAGCACCAGCGAGGACAGTTCCTCGGCCCGGAAATCGCGGTCGCCAAGCCGGAACGGCTTGTCGCTGCCCATATGGCGCTTGAACAGCGCGGCGGAGCGGTCCGGATGGGTTTGCAGGCGTTCGCGCGCGGCCTGGCCCACTAGCAGCGAGCCGTCTTGGTCCAGGCTGACGCAAGAGGGCGTGAGATACGTTCCCAGCGTATTGGGCACCAGGCGCGAGGCGCCGTCCTGCCAGATGGCCGCGAGGCTGTTGGTTGTGCCCAGGTCTATGCCGATGATCATTTTCTTCTCTGGTGCAAACGAGCGGGGCGCGAGCGTCAGGCGCGCCGGCGTCTGGTCGGTGTGGCGTGCTGCGGCGGCGCGTGCCGGGCGCCGCCCGGATTCAGGTGCCCACGCGCAGCGGCCCGGTCAGCTTGCGCAGCGCGGCGATGACGCTTTGCGCGGTGATGCGGCCAGTCTTGGGATTGGCCGAGGGGATGTTCTGGATTTCCATCGAGAACGAGGCCGAGTCCGAGTCCACCTCGACGCGGTGGATGTTGCGTTCCAGCGCCGGGTCGGCCCAGATTTCCAGCGTGGTCCGGTCCGGGCCGATGCCGGCCAGCGACACGCTGACCGCCACGTTCAGGTTGGCCGGGAAACCGACGGCGGCCTCTCGCGGCGAGCCGCGGAACACCAGGCGCGGCTCGGTGATGCCGGTCAGGTCGATGTTGTTGTCCGCCAGATAGGGGGCGCCCAGCAGGCCGCGCACGGGCTTGCGCGTGATCATCGTGACCGAATGGATTTCGCCTTCGGCGGCGGCGGTGATCGCGTCCAGTCCCAGGATGGCGCCGGACGGCACGATGATCTGGGCGCCGTGCTGGCGCGCCAGTTCGATCAGGTCGGCGTGGCGCAGCAGCGCGCCCGAGCTCAGCACCACCAGCTTCTTGCCGGCCCGCAGCACGGGCTCGGCCAGCTCGCGGAACACGGCGGCCGGCGCGCACTCCACCACCACGTCGCAATGCGCGTGCAGGTCGGCCAGGGTGCTGAAACGCGGCGGCTCGCGCCAGTCGAAGGCGGGCGGGGCCTTGGGGTCGCGCACGGCCACGGCCGCCAGGCTCAGGCCGGGCAGGCCGGCGTTCAGGGATTGCGCCACGGACTGGCCGATGGCGCCGAAGCCGGCGATGCCGACGCGGTAGCTGTTCATGAGGATCCTGCGGGCGTTCTGTGTGGGTGGGGCGCGGACGCAGTCGCGGCCGGCCTCAAAATGTAGCGAGCCCGCCGGCGAGGGTCAAGGCGGATCGCCGCGTAAACTTGCTTTTCGCTTTACTGGAGGCTCACATGCGCATTCTTCCCGAAACCCCCGCCGACATCGACGCGATCTTCGCGCTGACGCAAGCCGCTTTCGCGGACCATCCTCACAGCGAGCAGACCGAGGGCTACATCAATGACGCGCTGCGCCGCGCGGGCGCGTTGACCCTGTCGCTGGTGGCGCATGAAGACGGCCGCCAGGTGGGGCACGCGGCGTTCTCGCCGGTGACGATCGGCGATGGTTCGGCGGACTGGTACGGGCTGGGCCCGGTGGCCGTGCTGCCCGGCATGCAGGGCAGGGGCGTGGGCGCGGCGCTGATCCGCGAGGGCCTGGCGCGGCTGCGGGCGCTGGGCGCGGCGGGTTGCGTGGTGATGGGGGATCCGGCGTACTACCGCCGCTTCGGCTTCGAGACGCGACCGGACCTGCGCTACCCGGGCGTGCCGCCCGAGTACTTCATGGCCTTGGTCTACACGCGGCCGGCCAGCGGCGACGTGGCCTATCACGAGGCCTTCGCGGCGCGCGCGCCGCAACAGGGCGGCGCGGCTTGAGGGGCGGCGTCCAGGGCGGCTTGGGCCGCCCCGGACGCCAGTCGCGCCGGCTTCAGCGGATCGAGGTCTTCAGCATGGCGTCGCGCGCATGCCGCTCGCGCGCCAGCTCGATCAGCCGCGTGACCAGTTCCGGGTAGCTCATGCCGCTGGCCTGCCACAGCTTGGGGTACATGCTGATGCGGGTGAAGCCGGGCAGGGTGTTGACCTCGTTGACGATGACCTGGCCGTCCGACGTCAGGAACACGTCGACCCGCGCCAGGCCCGCGCATTCCAGCGCGCGGAAGGCGTCCAGCGCCACGCCACGGATCGTCTCGCTGGCTTGTGCGCTGATGTCCGCCGGCACCACCACGGCGGCGCCATCCTCGTCGATGTACTTGGTGTCGTAGGAATAGAACTCATCGCGCAGCACGATCTCGCCGCACACGCTGGCCTGCGGGTCGTCGTTGCCCAGCACGGCGCATTCGATCTCGCGGCCGACGATGGCCTGTTCCACCAGCACCTTGTGGTCGAACTGCAGCGCCAACGCCATGGCCTGCGTGAACTCGGCCTCGTTGCGCACCTTGCTCACGCCCACGGAGGATCCCATGTTGGCCGGCTTGACGAACAGCACCGGGCCGAGACGGGCGGCCAGCTCGGCGTAGCGGGCGCGCGCGGCGGTGGCGCGGGTATAGGATTCGAACGGCGCCACGGCCAGGCCGGCGGCCTGCAGCACGCGCTTGGTCATGGCCTTGTCCATGCACAGCGCCGAGCCCAGCACGTCCGAGCCGACGAAAGGCAGGTTGGCCAGGCGCAGCATGCCCTGCAGCGAGCCGTCCTCGCCCAGCGTGCCGTGCACGATGGGGAAGATCACGTCGATCTGGCCCAAGGCCGGCGCCGCGCCGCCGGCGCCCACCAGCTGGCGTTCCTGCTTGCCGGGCACCAGCGCGACCTCGATGTTGCTTCGGTTCAGCGCGATGAGGGCGGGATCCTCGGCATGCAGCAGATAGTTCGAGGCGTCGTTGACGTGCCACTGGCCCTGTTTGTCGATGCCGATCAGCACGGCTTCGTAGCGCTCCTTGTCCAGCGCGTCGACGATGTTCCTGGCCGATTGCAGCGACACCTCATGCTCCGCCGACTTGCCGCCGAAAATGATGCCTACCCGGGTCTTGCCGCTCATTGCTGTTCGTCCTTTTCTCGTATAGGAGAATTCTATCGGAGCCGCATATTATCCCCGCGCGCTGGCGGACGGATGCCGGATCTTGCGCATTGTGATGAAGTGCACAGTCTGTTTCGACATAGACAATCTGTTCTAGAAAAGTTATTCTAGAAAAAATTTTCTAGATCAAAGCCCCGCTTTCCCCGGACCCTCGCCATGCCCGCCAAGTCGCCTCCCCCCGCCAAACCCACCAGCGCCGAACTCGATGTATTGCAGGCCATCTGGGAAACCGGGCCCGCCACGGTCAAGCAGGTCCACGCCCACATGGCGGCGGAACGCGAGGACCTGAGCCATGCCAACGTGCTCAGGCAGATGCAGATCATGCACGGCAAGGGCCTGCTGACGCGCGACGAGAGCGAGCGTTCGCATGTCTATGCGGCCGCGCAGAGCCAGAAGGCCACGCAGGGCGGCTTGCTGAAGGATCTGATCCGCAAGGCCTTCGCCGGATCCGGCAAGGCGCTGGTGCTGGCCGCCCTGCGTGAAGGGCATGTGAGCAAGCGCGACCGGGCCGAGATCGAGGCGCTGCTGCGCGAGGAAAGCAAGGACGAGCCGCGCGGGGACAAGCGGTGAGCGGGCTGCTGCTGGGCGGCGCCTGGGCGCTGGGCACGGCCTTGCCGGCGTTTCTCTGGCAAGCCTTGGGCATCCATTGCGCCATGGCCGCGCTGCTGTCGCTGACCCGGCCGCGGGATGCGCGGCTGCGCTACGCGCTGTGCTGCGCCGGGCTGCTGCTGTGCGCGGCGATGTTCGCCGCCGATGTGGCGCATGCCTATCGCGCGTTGCCGGCGGCGGGGCCGGCGGACGCCGCGTCGCCGCTCTGGTCCGGAACGTGGCCGCTGTGGTGCGCCATGGCCTGGCTGGGCGGCGCGGCGCTGGCCGCCTTGCGCGTCTGGGCCGGCATGGCGTGGCTGCGGCGCCTGCTGCGCGCCAGCCAGCCCTGGACGGACGCGGCCTGGCAAGCCCGCGTCGCCGGCCTGGCGCGCCGCATGCGCCTGCGGCGAGAGGTGGGCCTGCGTCTCGTGCGGGGGCTTTGCACGCCGATGACGGCCGGCTGGTTCAAGCCGGTGCTGCTGGTGCCGGCGAACCTGGTCACCGGCATGCCGCCGGACCTGCTGGAGGCCTTGCTGGCCCATGAGCTGGCCCATGTGCGCCGGCACGATTATCTGGTGAACCTGCTGCAGTTCGCGGCCGAGATCCTGTTGTTCTTTCATCCCACGGTCTGGTGGCTGTCGCGGCGCATCCGCATCGAGCGCGAACGCATCGCGGACGACATGGCCGCCGCGCTTATCGGTCAACCGCGCCGGTTGGCGCTTGCCTTGAACGCCTTGAGCCAGGATGCCGACGCCGCGCCCGCGCCGGTGGCGCCGGCCGCGCGCGACGGCGATCTGCTGGACCGCATACGCCGCCTGACCCGGCCCGACAGCCTGCCGGCGCGCCGCGCCGTGGCCATGCCGGCGCTGGCCGCCATGCTGGCCGTGGCGATCGCCGGCGCCGGGGTCCAGGCCGGTCCGGCGGACGACGGCCGCGCCGACGCGGCCCGCCGGGCGCTGGCGCAATTGCCGGGCATCGACGCCCTGATCCAGTCCAGCGGCGCGTCGCATGTGCTGGTGCTGGACGCGCGTTCGGGCGACACGCTGGTCGGGGTGGCCGAGAACGAGGCTGTGCCCATCGCCTCGCTGACCAAGCTGATGACGGCGATGGTGCTGCTGGACGCGGCGCCCGACCTGTCTCAGCCGGTCCGCATCGACGAGCGCGACGCCGAGGCGGCGCGGGGCGGGGCGTGGCAGTTGCCGGTGGGGGCGGTCGCCCCGTTGGACACCATGCTGAAGCTGGCCTTGATGTCGTCGGACAATCGCGCCGCGCATGCGCTGGCGCGCAGCTATCCGGGCGGCGAGGCGGCCTTCGCGCGGGCCCTGCGGCGCAAGGTCGCCGCGTTGGGGCTGGAACACGCCCGCTTCGAGGACGCCATGGGGATCTCGCCGTCCAATCGCGCCAGCGCTGCCGATATCGGCAGGATCGTGAGCGCCGCCACGGCCTATCCGCAGATCGCGCTGGACACCACGTCGTTGGACGAGTCCGTGGGCATGGATGCCGGCGCGATTCAGTACCGCAACACCAATCCGCTGGTCGGACGGCAGGGCTGGGACATCCGCCTGTCCAAGACCGCGACGTCGGCCGAGGCCGGACGTTGCCTGGCCATGCGGGTGCAGGCCGGGGGCCGCGAACTCACGCTGGTGCTGCTGAACGGGCGGGCATTGCCCGCCTGAACCGCCGGCCGCGCCCCGCAGGGCTGCCCTGAAGAATTTCCAACCACGCTTCATTCACCATGCCTACACGCAGCCCCTTGCGCGCGCTCGCCGCCGCGCTGTCTCTTTCCGCCCTTTGCCTGCCCGCGCAGGCCCGCATGCTCTGCACCGTCGTGGCCGACGTCGCGGACGGACGCATCGTGTTCCAGGACGGCACGCAGGACGCCTGCGCGGCCCGCTATACGCCGGCGTCGACCTTCAAGCTCGCCATCGCCCTGATGGGCTACGACGCCGGCATTCTGCAGGACGCGCATGCGCCGGTCTGGGATTACCAGCCGAGCTACCCGGACTGGGGCGGCGACGACTGGCGCAAGCCTGTCGATCCGACGCACTGGATCAAGTACTCCGTTTTCTGGTATTCGCAGCAGATAGGCGAGAAGCTGGGCCTGGCGCGCCTGCAGCAATACACGACCGCGTTTGGCTACGGCAACCAGGATGTGTCGGGCCACCCGGGAAAGAACAATGGCACGCGGGGCGCCTGGCACGTATCGTCGCTGCGGATCTCGCCGCTGGAACAGCTCGATTTCCTGCGCAGGCTGGCAAGGCGGCAACTGCCGGTCAAGCCGCAGGCCTATGACATGGCGGAGATCCTGTTCGACGCAGGGGTCGATGCGGATGGCTGGAAGATCCATGGCAAGACGGGCACGGGATCGCCGGGCAGCTTCGGCGATTACGACCGCGAACACGCCTATGGTTGGTATGTGGGCTGGGCCCGCAAGAACGGTCGCGAGCTGGTCTTCGCCCGGCTGATCCAGGACGAGAAGGCGGCGAGGCCGAACGCCGGCATGCGCGCGCGCGAGCAACTGCTGGCCGGGTTGCCGGGCTGGCTGGGCGCGGCCGGACAGCGCTGAGGCCGCGATGATCGCTCACGCGCGCGATGCGCGGATCGACATGCTGCGCGGCGTGTCCATCCTGCTGGTGCTGCTGCATCACTTCAACATTCCCTATTCGTTGAAGGACACGGGGTTGGCCGCGTTGCTGGGCTGGCCGTTCCTGCACGCGCTCGCGCGCAACGGCAACTATGGCGTGACGATGTTCTTCGTGGTGTCGGGCTTCCTGATCACGCGCAACGCGCTGGACAGATGGGGCGGGCTGGATCGCATCCGGCCTGGGGCGTTCTACGCACTGCGGGCGGCGCGCATCCTGCCCTGCCTGCTGCTGGCCTTGCTGACGGTCGATGCGCTGGCCCTGGCCGGCGTGCCGATCTTCGGCAACCGGGCGGACGCGGCCGTGTCGCTGTGGACGGTTAATGCCGCTGCGCTGACGGCCTGGGTGAACGTGCTGATCGTTCAGCATGGCTGGATCAACTATCCGCTGGGCGTGCTGTGGTCGCTGTCCGTCGAGATGGCGTTCTACCTGTTATTCCCGCTGGTCTGCCTGGCGCTGCGC
The Achromobacter sp. AONIH1 DNA segment above includes these coding regions:
- a CDS encoding molecular chaperone HscC, which produces MIIGIDLGTTNSLAAIWQDGASRLVPNTLGTYLTPSCVSLDQDGSLLVGQAARERLQTHPDRSAALFKRHMGSDKPFRLGDRDFRAEELSSLVLRALKADAEALLGAPVLEAVISVPAYFSDSQRQATRIAGELAGLKVERLINEPTAAALAYGLHQQQEETQFLVFDLGGGTFDVSVLELFEGVMEVRATAGDNFLGGEDFVAEIVKQFLQRAEVPAQARDDPRFMQQLLAQAEIAKIKLSQQAESRLRVAWRDTEYALDLTQDRLADWSEPLLARLRAPVERALRDARIRSADIATVVLAGGATRMPLVRQLVTRMFGRFPNIEMNPDEVVAAGAAVMAGLKIKDQALDEVVMTDVCPYTLGVEVTRTLPSGQRVDGHFSPIIERNSVVPISREETYSPVDDDQPEVELNIYQGESRLVRDNILLGTLKMPLSRRPRAESSFQVRFTYDVNGLLEVEAGMPGSSQRQRIVIQSADRHMSDAEVQRRLQELASLKIHPREQTANRTLLARAERVYQVLRGDERHHLANEILLFEQVIEQQNARLIPPARARLTQEVDALERYSVFDRAYDPGYSE
- a CDS encoding aspartate dehydrogenase codes for the protein MNSYRVGIAGFGAIGQSVAQSLNAGLPGLSLAAVAVRDPKAPPAFDWREPPRFSTLADLHAHCDVVVECAPAAVFRELAEPVLRAGKKLVVLSSGALLRHADLIELARQHGAQIIVPSGAILGLDAITAAAEGEIHSVTMITRKPVRGLLGAPYLADNNIDLTGITEPRLVFRGSPREAAVGFPANLNVAVSVSLAGIGPDRTTLEIWADPALERNIHRVEVDSDSASFSMEIQNIPSANPKTGRITAQSVIAALRKLTGPLRVGT
- a CDS encoding GNAT family N-acetyltransferase — its product is MRILPETPADIDAIFALTQAAFADHPHSEQTEGYINDALRRAGALTLSLVAHEDGRQVGHAAFSPVTIGDGSADWYGLGPVAVLPGMQGRGVGAALIREGLARLRALGAAGCVVMGDPAYYRRFGFETRPDLRYPGVPPEYFMALVYTRPASGDVAYHEAFAARAPQQGGAA
- the ddlA gene encoding D-alanine--D-alanine ligase, giving the protein MSGKTRVGIIFGGKSAEHEVSLQSARNIVDALDKERYEAVLIGIDKQGQWHVNDASNYLLHAEDPALIALNRSNIEVALVPGKQERQLVGAGGAAPALGQIDVIFPIVHGTLGEDGSLQGMLRLANLPFVGSDVLGSALCMDKAMTKRVLQAAGLAVAPFESYTRATAARARYAELAARLGPVLFVKPANMGSSVGVSKVRNEAEFTQAMALALQFDHKVLVEQAIVGREIECAVLGNDDPQASVCGEIVLRDEFYSYDTKYIDEDGAAVVVPADISAQASETIRGVALDAFRALECAGLARVDVFLTSDGQVIVNEVNTLPGFTRISMYPKLWQASGMSYPELVTRLIELARERHARDAMLKTSIR
- a CDS encoding BlaI/MecI/CopY family transcriptional regulator, coding for MPAKSPPPAKPTSAELDVLQAIWETGPATVKQVHAHMAAEREDLSHANVLRQMQIMHGKGLLTRDESERSHVYAAAQSQKATQGGLLKDLIRKAFAGSGKALVLAALREGHVSKRDRAEIEALLREESKDEPRGDKR
- a CDS encoding M56 family metallopeptidase — encoded protein: MSGLLLGGAWALGTALPAFLWQALGIHCAMAALLSLTRPRDARLRYALCCAGLLLCAAMFAADVAHAYRALPAAGPADAASPLWSGTWPLWCAMAWLGGAALAALRVWAGMAWLRRLLRASQPWTDAAWQARVAGLARRMRLRREVGLRLVRGLCTPMTAGWFKPVLLVPANLVTGMPPDLLEALLAHELAHVRRHDYLVNLLQFAAEILLFFHPTVWWLSRRIRIERERIADDMAAALIGQPRRLALALNALSQDADAAPAPVAPAARDGDLLDRIRRLTRPDSLPARRAVAMPALAAMLAVAIAGAGVQAGPADDGRADAARRALAQLPGIDALIQSSGASHVLVLDARSGDTLVGVAENEAVPIASLTKLMTAMVLLDAAPDLSQPVRIDERDAEAARGGAWQLPVGAVAPLDTMLKLALMSSDNRAAHALARSYPGGEAAFARALRRKVAALGLEHARFEDAMGISPSNRASAADIGRIVSAATAYPQIALDTTSLDESVGMDAGAIQYRNTNPLVGRQGWDIRLSKTATSAEAGRCLAMRVQAGGRELTLVLLNGRALPA
- the blaOXA gene encoding OXA-1238 family class D beta-lactamase; its protein translation is MPTRSPLRALAAALSLSALCLPAQARMLCTVVADVADGRIVFQDGTQDACAARYTPASTFKLAIALMGYDAGILQDAHAPVWDYQPSYPDWGGDDWRKPVDPTHWIKYSVFWYSQQIGEKLGLARLQQYTTAFGYGNQDVSGHPGKNNGTRGAWHVSSLRISPLEQLDFLRRLARRQLPVKPQAYDMAEILFDAGVDADGWKIHGKTGTGSPGSFGDYDREHAYGWYVGWARKNGRELVFARLIQDEKAARPNAGMRAREQLLAGLPGWLGAAGQR